Genomic segment of Nocardioides conyzicola:
CGCGTACGCCGGGCTGGGTCTCGCTCAGCCGGCGGGTCGCGTCGATGCCGTTGAGCTCGGGCATCTGGAGGTCCATGACCACGACGTCCGGGGCGTGCTCGGCGGCGAGCGCGACGGCCTCGACCCCGTCCGCCGCGGTGGCGACGACCGTGACGTCCGGCTGGGTGCCCAGCAACGCGGCGAGGCCGTCGCGGAAGACCGGGTGGTCGTCGGCGATCAGCACGCGGACGGGTTCGCTCATCGGCGCTCCTCCGGGTCGAGGCTGACCGGCAGCCAGGCGCGCACCCGCGTGCCACCGGTGGGCGGGCAGACGATCTCGGCGCGTCCGCCGAGCTCCTCGGCCCGCTCGCGGATCGACCGTAGCCCGACTCCCGCGACGACGTCAGCATCGATCCCGGCGCCGTCGTCGCCGATCTCCACCAGCAGCGTGCCGGGGCTCCCGGTGAGCCGTACGGTGGCGTGGCGGGCCTGCGCGTGGCGGGCGGTGTTGGTGAGTGCCTCGGAGGCGATCCGGTACGCCGCCACCTCGACCGCGGCCGACAGCGGCGGCACGTCCTCGGCGGCGACCGTCACCGCCAGGTCGCTGGTGCTCAGCCGCTCCGCCTGCTGGTCGAGCGCCGCGAGCAGCCCGAGGTCGTCCAGGGCCGGCGGACGCAGGCCGTGGACGAGCCGACGTACGTCGGCCAGCGCGTCGGTGATGTCCTGGCGCGACTGCGCGACCAGCCGTCGGGCGGTCTCCGGGTCGCGGTCGAGGGCGTTCCCGGCCGCATCGAGCCGCATCGCAACCCCACCGAGGACCGGTCCGAGCCCGTCGTGGAGGTCGCGCCGGATCCGCCGGCGGTCGTCCTCGCGGGCGAGGACGAGCTGCTCCCGGGACTGCTGCAGGTCGTCCGCCAGCCGCGCGCTGCGCACCGCCATCGCGGCCTGTCGCACGATGTCGACGAGCAGCGCCTGGTCGCGCTTCGACAGCATCGACCGCACCCCGCGGGCGGGGAGCTCGAGACGCCCGACCTCCTCCTCGCCGTACCGGATCGGCACCTCGCGGACGTCGCGCGGCAGCTCGCCGTACGTCGCCGCGATGGTGCCGCCGCCGTGGCCGAAGACCTCGACCCGCACGTAGTCGAGCTTGAACGCCGTGGCCACCGCGACCGCCAGCGCCGGCAGCTGCTCGCGCACGTCGCCGGACTCCTCGAGCCGGGCGGCGAGGTCGGTGACGACGGAGTAGCGGTCACCCCGGCGACCGACCAGCAGCCGGTGCACGACCGCCGTGAGGCGTGAGCGCACCGGCGCGTAGAGGGTGACGGCCACCAGCAGCAGGAGCAGCGTCGTGTCCCGCTCGTCGAGTCGGTCGCCCAGCAGGCGGTCGAGAGCCGCCACCAGCAGCAGGTCGAGAGCGATGACGGTGCCCGCGACCGAGGCCCACACGACCGTGCCGCCCATCAACGCGTCGACGTCGCCGGCCTCCGGGTCCAGGATGCCGATGGCGATCGACGCCCCGGTGACCCCCAGCGCCAGCATCAACGCGATCGTCACGATCCACCCGTTGTGCAGCACGAGGGCGATCCCCGAGACCACGAGGCACATCACCGCGGCCCAGAGCAGCCAGCGCAGCTGCAGCCGCTCCCGCCCGGTCGCCCCGCGCTGCCGCCCGAACAGCACGAGCACGGCCAGCGGCAGCGAGAGCAGCGTGAGCACCCGGCCGACGGTCAGCAGCGCGACGAAGACGTCGCCGGGGACCGGGATCTCGGGCATCCCGGTGTCGAGGGGCAGCTGGAACTCCTCCGCGTTCAGCGCCGACGTCGGTGCGAAGAGCAGCAGCAGCGGCAGCGTGCAGGCCATCGCGACCACGACGACGCTCACCACCCGCCAGCGCCCGGGCATCAGCCGCCCGGTCGGGTAGAGCACGAGCACCAGCGGCAGCCCGACGAGCAGGAACGCGCCGACCTGGGCGACGATCCAGACGGCGAAGCCGGTGAGCGGCGGGTGCGGCGGGTGTGCCAGCCCGTACGCCGACCACGACTCGCACAGCCCGTCGAAGCCCCAGAACAGCCCGGTCCCGCTGATCACCCAGGCGACCGGGTGGCGCGGGTGGCGCCACAGCACCGGGACCGCGGTGGCGACCGCGATCGCCCCGACGAGGGCGGATACCGAGCCCCAGCCCATCATCGCCCGGTCCCGGTCGGCGGCGTCGTTGACCAGGTCGAGCCAG
This window contains:
- a CDS encoding GAF domain-containing sensor histidine kinase produces the protein MSSPPGRVPAVAVATLALLMIGASVWLDLVNDAADRDRAMMGWGSVSALVGAIAVATAVPVLWRHPRHPVAWVISGTGLFWGFDGLCESWSAYGLAHPPHPPLTGFAVWIVAQVGAFLLVGLPLVLVLYPTGRLMPGRWRVVSVVVVAMACTLPLLLLFAPTSALNAEEFQLPLDTGMPEIPVPGDVFVALLTVGRVLTLLSLPLAVLVLFGRQRGATGRERLQLRWLLWAAVMCLVVSGIALVLHNGWIVTIALMLALGVTGASIAIGILDPEAGDVDALMGGTVVWASVAGTVIALDLLLVAALDRLLGDRLDERDTTLLLLLVAVTLYAPVRSRLTAVVHRLLVGRRGDRYSVVTDLAARLEESGDVREQLPALAVAVATAFKLDYVRVEVFGHGGGTIAATYGELPRDVREVPIRYGEEEVGRLELPARGVRSMLSKRDQALLVDIVRQAAMAVRSARLADDLQQSREQLVLAREDDRRRIRRDLHDGLGPVLGGVAMRLDAAGNALDRDPETARRLVAQSRQDITDALADVRRLVHGLRPPALDDLGLLAALDQQAERLSTSDLAVTVAAEDVPPLSAAVEVAAYRIASEALTNTARHAQARHATVRLTGSPGTLLVEIGDDGAGIDADVVAGVGLRSIRERAEELGGRAEIVCPPTGGTRVRAWLPVSLDPEERR